One Microbacter margulisiae genomic window carries:
- the rbr gene encoding rubrerythrin: MSKSVKGTRTEQNLLKSFAGESQARMRYTYFASVAKKEGYEQIAAIFEETANQEKEHAKRMFSFLEGGMVEITATYPAGVISTTEENLKAAAGGEHEEWTELYPFFAQIAEEEGFPAIAAMYKMISIAEKGHEERYLAFLHNVEANEVYDRIDEVTWQCRNCGFIYKGKSAPKTCPACLHPQAYFEIQKVNF, encoded by the coding sequence ATGAGTAAAAGTGTAAAAGGTACCCGTACCGAACAAAATCTGTTGAAATCGTTTGCCGGTGAATCGCAAGCCCGTATGCGTTACACCTATTTTGCCAGTGTGGCAAAGAAAGAAGGGTATGAACAAATTGCAGCTATTTTTGAGGAGACTGCTAATCAGGAGAAAGAACATGCTAAACGGATGTTTTCCTTTTTAGAGGGGGGTATGGTTGAAATCACTGCAACTTATCCAGCCGGAGTAATCAGTACTACGGAAGAAAATTTGAAGGCTGCAGCCGGAGGTGAGCATGAAGAATGGACTGAATTGTATCCTTTCTTTGCACAAATAGCAGAAGAAGAAGGTTTTCCTGCTATTGCAGCCATGTATAAAATGATTAGCATTGCTGAAAAAGGTCATGAAGAACGCTATCTTGCTTTTTTGCATAATGTTGAAGCAAACGAAGTATATGACCGTATTGACGAGGTAACATGGCAATGCCGGAATTGTGGTTTTATTTACAAAGGGAAATCGGCGCCCAAAACTTGCCCCGCCTGTCTTCACCCGCAAGCTTATTTTGAAATTCAGAAAGTGAATTTTTAA
- a CDS encoding T9SS type A sorting domain-containing protein codes for MPWFFLFKLLSKRFLRMSGSVMLCLLSFTSVDAQLAVGEWQVHYSYRNVTQVAIASDKAYAVGSNALFSVDFTDQSIAYYSKINGLSDNDISLIGYNDATKQLLIVYANSNIDLLSQSGISNVPDLYLKQAAMDKTVNSVLFADSLAYLSCNFGIVVLNMAKHEISDSYVIGVNGSYIPVLATSLFKGKIYGLTATGLFDADASNHNLADYQVWSSITSLPLSDVNNSNLLVYEGLLWLLKSDGMVYNSSDGITWNVVPSLKNITRMQCDNKYLYFISDQDANTYVYDTSLHFTTLAGVSPDCIATDNTTSPSFWLASGSSGLLQLNKNGQEMNAFAPSGPLDNSAWAMAVSGDKLFVVPGGAWAVQYLHPASVSMLENNQWTNIDGFSISQATSMPSTTDFVSVAADPSDNSHFFIGAYGRGLYEFKNNTFYKWYNCTNSGVESIFPGQTIQFDYQRINGLTFDSQGNLWFLNEQIGDPVKYLSSDGNVHSLYFDGIKGLPTLQDILIDKLNPNRKWILSERSTPGVFVFDDNGTLENQQDDQSKFFSSFVDQDGNIFSSDFYYCMVQDMNDQIWVGTAKGPIIIQNPDNAFSSDFTITRIKVPRNDGTNLADYLLGTESVNAIVVDGANRKWLGSQSSGLYLVSADGTKILKHFTAENSPLLSNDILSLGLNNQTGELFIGTDAGIISFMTDANQALDTFSGVHAYPNPVRPDYHGVITITGLVADTQVKITDVSGNVIYVTTSNGGVATWSGNGINGARVHSGVYLILCSSPDGIQHSVTKLLIVD; via the coding sequence ATGCCCTGGTTTTTTCTATTTAAACTCTTGTCAAAGCGATTCCTGCGAATGAGCGGATCTGTTATGCTGTGTTTGTTGTCGTTCACTAGTGTCGATGCGCAACTAGCGGTGGGAGAGTGGCAGGTGCATTATTCATATCGAAATGTGACTCAGGTAGCGATTGCGTCCGATAAGGCCTATGCAGTGGGTTCTAATGCTTTGTTTTCCGTTGATTTTACGGATCAGAGCATAGCATATTATTCGAAGATCAACGGGCTAAGCGATAATGATATTTCACTTATCGGTTACAATGATGCAACAAAGCAACTTTTAATTGTTTATGCTAATTCCAACATTGATTTACTTTCACAGTCAGGAATTAGCAATGTGCCTGATTTATACCTGAAACAAGCTGCAATGGATAAAACAGTAAATTCTGTTTTATTCGCTGATAGCCTTGCTTATTTATCCTGCAATTTTGGTATTGTCGTCCTGAACATGGCAAAGCACGAAATCAGTGATTCCTATGTGATTGGAGTAAATGGTAGTTATATTCCGGTGCTGGCAACGTCTTTATTTAAAGGTAAAATTTATGGATTGACTGCCACCGGGTTATTTGATGCGGATGCATCCAATCATAATCTGGCTGATTATCAGGTATGGTCATCCATTACTTCTTTACCATTGAGTGATGTCAATAATAGCAATTTGCTTGTTTATGAGGGTTTGCTTTGGCTATTAAAATCAGATGGTATGGTGTATAATTCGAGCGATGGTATTACGTGGAATGTAGTACCTTCTTTGAAAAATATTACACGTATGCAATGTGATAATAAGTACCTTTATTTTATTTCCGATCAGGATGCCAATACCTACGTGTATGATACTTCTTTACATTTTACCACACTTGCAGGCGTCTCTCCCGATTGTATAGCAACAGACAACACTACATCTCCTTCTTTTTGGTTGGCTTCAGGCAGTTCCGGACTGTTGCAATTGAACAAAAACGGCCAGGAGATGAATGCTTTTGCTCCTTCCGGCCCGTTGGATAATAGCGCGTGGGCTATGGCAGTAAGTGGAGATAAATTATTTGTAGTGCCTGGTGGCGCTTGGGCTGTACAATATTTGCATCCGGCTTCCGTGTCTATGCTGGAGAATAATCAATGGACGAATATTGATGGCTTCTCAATCAGCCAAGCAACAAGCATGCCATCTACTACTGATTTTGTCTCAGTTGCTGCAGATCCATCAGATAATTCTCATTTTTTTATTGGAGCTTATGGAAGGGGATTGTATGAATTTAAAAACAATACTTTTTATAAATGGTATAATTGCACTAATAGTGGTGTAGAATCTATTTTTCCAGGACAAACTATTCAGTTCGATTATCAACGCATTAATGGTTTAACGTTTGATTCGCAGGGTAATTTATGGTTTCTGAACGAACAGATTGGTGATCCTGTAAAATATTTATCTTCTGATGGTAATGTTCATAGTCTTTATTTTGATGGTATAAAAGGACTCCCGACCCTTCAGGATATTTTGATAGACAAACTGAATCCTAACAGAAAATGGATTCTTTCCGAACGTTCAACGCCGGGAGTATTTGTTTTTGATGATAATGGTACGTTGGAAAATCAGCAGGATGATCAGTCCAAGTTTTTTTCATCTTTCGTAGATCAGGATGGAAATATATTTTCATCTGATTTTTACTATTGTATGGTTCAGGATATGAATGATCAGATCTGGGTTGGAACGGCCAAAGGCCCAATTATCATTCAAAATCCTGATAACGCTTTTTCTTCGGATTTTACGATAACACGGATTAAAGTACCCCGCAATGACGGAACAAATCTGGCAGATTATTTGCTTGGGACCGAAAGTGTAAATGCCATAGTTGTAGATGGAGCTAATCGAAAATGGCTTGGAAGCCAAAGTTCAGGTCTATATTTGGTCTCTGCGGATGGAACAAAAATTTTAAAGCATTTTACTGCAGAAAATAGTCCTTTGTTGTCTAATGATATTTTGTCGCTGGGATTAAACAACCAAACCGGCGAACTGTTTATTGGTACAGATGCAGGTATAATTTCGTTTATGACGGATGCAAATCAGGCATTGGATACCTTTAGTGGTGTACACGCTTATCCGAATCCAGTGCGTCCGGATTATCATGGGGTCATTACTATAACGGGTCTGGTAGCAGATACCCAGGTGAAAATTACGGATGTGAGCGGTAATGTAATTTATGTAACTACCTCCAATGGTGGTGTTGCAACCTGGAGCGGTAACGGAATCAATGGTGCAAGAGTACATTCAGGAGTCTATTTAATCCTTTGTTCTTCTCCGGATGGAATTCAGCATTCTGTTACGAAATTACTGATTGTTGATTAA